From one Rhineura floridana isolate rRhiFlo1 chromosome 4, rRhiFlo1.hap2, whole genome shotgun sequence genomic stretch:
- the LOC133383943 gene encoding uncharacterized protein LOC133383943 isoform X2 — MLVSSQMLDLVNEFSIGDRPDSDHLPLILKLYNPNTHLTYNNRIPDLDSFQHSKRLRWSPSVFEEVKQILMLPTLIDLRQKASLPSNDTGELFKQIITRIQPAVTKSKSHTNRYFPNFKPWFDKYCQAKKKQVCFQTRFTRLHFSEVAVSKLQKLKREYNLLKHKKSLYITSIWQHLGRAALQGNQGEFWNIIHNNLFNRPSLSIPPILPETWIMHFQTIFGNLSPISYTSPTRPTDCPIWAPVTGPEIDNLLASLRSGKAPGQDRIPPDLYQAFPSWWRPILATLFTKINKSGCIPSGWKTSTVVPIFKKGDPAIPTNYRPISLLDVAAKLYGRYLLNKLSEWE; from the coding sequence ATGCTGGTCTCCTCGCAAATGTTAGATCTAGTGAACGAGTTCTCCATAGGAGACAGACCTGACAGCGACCATTTGCCACTGATTTTGAAATTATATAATCCTAATACACATCTAACTTATAATAATAGGATACCTGACTTAGATTCATTCCAGCATTCTAAGCGACTAAGATGGTCTCCTTCAGTGTTTGAGGAGGTCAAACAAATTTTAATGTTGCCAACCCTGATCGACCTACGTCAAAAAGCATCTCTTCCATCAAATGATACGGGAGAGCTATTCAAACAGATTATTACTCGGATCCAACCAGCAGTTACTAAATCTAAATCTCATACTAACAGATATTTCCCAAATTTTAAGCCctggtttgataaatactgccaAGCCAAAAAGAAACAAGTCTGCTTTCAAACACGCTTCACGAGACTTCATTTCTCTGAAGTAGCCGTCTCCAAACTCCAAAAACTTAAAAGAGAATACAATCTCCTAAAGCATAAAAAATCACTATACATTACCTCGATTTGGCAACATCTCGGTAGGGCAGCATTACAAGGGAACCAAGGGGAATTTTGGAATATAATCCACAACAATCTATTTAATAGGCCGTCACTCTCAATTCCCCCAATACTTCCAGAAACGTGGATTATGCACTTCCAGACCATCTTTGGGAACTTATCCCCCATATCATACACTAGTCCAACCCGTCCCACTGACTGCCCAATCTGGGCCCCAGTGACCGGCCCAGAAATAGACAACTTATTAGCTTCATTACGATCGGGGAAAGCCCCTGGCCAAGATAGGATTCCTCCCGATCTCTACCAGGCTTTCCCATCCTGGTGGCGTCCTATTCTCGCAACACTTTTCACCAAAATAAACAAATCTGGCTGTATTCCATCTGGATGGAAAACGAGCACAGTGGTCCCTATATTCAAAAAAGGCGACCCAGCCATTCCCACAAATTACAGACCCATCAGCTTGCTGGATGTGGCAGCTAAGTTATATGGAAGGtaccttttaaataaactatcagAATGGGAATAG